The Pristiophorus japonicus isolate sPriJap1 unplaced genomic scaffold, sPriJap1.hap1 HAP1_SCAFFOLD_317, whole genome shotgun sequence nucleotide sequence CCCCCCCACCCGAGCCCACTGGCTTCAACGTGTGGCTGTCACAACAAGAAACACAGCTGGAGAAACATCCGGGACAAGTCTCCATCCCAGGAATATTGTCGACACGACACTGACATCTCCTCCAAACAAACACGAGGCGGGAGAAGACAGGACTATGGAGGGCACTTACAGTCGCGGTAAGCATCATCATTCCCCTGTGTGTACTATAGAGAATAAAAGTCCCTATTATAgggaataacagcccctgtgtatattgtacggATTATAGAATCCAGGGACGAGCACATAGATCGTGGCTGActctccagtgaagtactgagggagtgccgcactgtcggaggggcggtactgagggagtgccgcactgtcggaggggcggtactgagggactgccgcactgccgcactgtcggaggggcggtactgagggagtgccgcactgtcggaggggcggtactgggggagcgccgcactgtcggaggggcagtactgagggagaggggcggtactgagggagcgccgcacttttggaggggcagtactgagggagtgccgcactgtcggaggggcagtactgggggagcgccgcactgtcagaggggcagtactgggggagcgccgcactgtcggaggggcagtactgaggtagtgctgcactgtcgaaggggcaggactgagggagccccgcactgtcggaggggcaggactgagggagccccgcactgtcggaggggcagtactgaggggagctgagtccatgatcggatcagccatgatcgtgataaatggcggagcaggctcgagggaccgtatggcctactcctgttcctattggttatgttcttatgacctatttccctcagcagaggggtcaacaaccagggggcataaatttaaagtaattagggggaggtttagaggaaatttgagggaaaagttcttcacccagagggtggtgggggtctggaactcacggcctgaaagggtggtagaggcagaaaccctcgccacatttaaaaagtacttggatgtgcacttgaagtgtgcacagggctacggacccagagctggaaaatgggattaggctgggtagcccttGGTCGGCtggcccggacacgatgggccgaatggcctccttgtgtcctgtaaatttctctgattctatgagggAGGGGCGCAGGGGATCTCTCTGCTGCCTGTGGGAATCTTAATCTGGGAtaaggggattgtcctgtgaggagagattgagtagacaaggcccagattttctagagtttagaagaatgagaggtgatctcattgaaacatagaaaattcttacagggattgacagggtagatgcaggctggggagtcgagaaccggaggtcacagtctcaggataaggggtcgtccatttaggacggagatgaggaggaatttcttcactcagagggtggtgaatctttggaattctctgccccagagggctgtggagactcagtcgttgagtatattcaaggctgagatcgatagagttttggatattacgggaatcgagggatatggggatcgggggggaaagtggagttgagatgaagatcagccatgatcgtattgaatggcggagcaggctcgaggggccgaatggccgacacctgctcctaattcttatgttcctcccTTAAGAAGCTCCTTttaaaaactgacctctttgaccaagcttttggtcacctgccgtaatctcTTACCTGGCTCGGTCTCAAATTAATTTTATTTGTCTTGTAACccgcctgtgaagcaccctgggacattttactcagctaaaggagctatataaatgtaagttgttctaTTCAAGTTGAGAGGGACAGATTTTCACATACTAAGGGAACCGGAGTGTTTGAGTTTGTAGAGTCACTGTATGCTCCGGGGTTGAAAGGACTCGATTGGGTCCGTCAATGCTCACTCAAGAGACGATGTGAAAATTGTGACGTCCTGTTTTGCTGCCTCAGATCCTGGTGAGGTGGGCGCCCGAACTGGTGGGATAGAGCAGACGGAGACCGGGGAAGGAACTCCTCATCCTGCACCTCCCACTGCAGGTCCAACCATTCCAATATCCAGCTCCTCCATCACGGCCGTCCCTGGGCTACACGGGCAAGAGAGAACCTTCACCCTTCAGCCAACACCGAACCCCCCCACCCAAGCCCACTGGCTTCAACGTGTGGCTGTCACAACAAGAAACACAGCTGGAGAAACATCCGGGACAAGTCTCCATCCCAGGAATATTGTCGACATGACACTGACATCTCCTCCAAACAAACACGAGGCGGGAGAAGACAGGACTATGGAGGGCACTTACAGTCCCGGTAAGCATCATCATTCCCCTGTGTGTACTATAGAGAATAAAAGTCCCTATTATAgggaataacagcccctgtgtatattgtacgcATTATAGAATCCAGGGACGAGCACATAGAtcgtggctgacactccagtgaagtactgagggagtgccgcactttcggaggggctgtactgagggagtgtcggaggggcggtactgagggagtgccgcactgtcggaggggcagtactgagggagtgccgcactgtcggatgggcagtactgagggagtgccgcactgtcggaggggcggtactgagggagtcccgcactgtcggagggggcagtactgagggagcgccgcactgtcggaggggcggtactgagggagtgccgcactgtcggaggggcggtactgagggagtgccgcactgtcggaggggcggtactgagggagtgccgcactgtcggaggggcagtactgagggagcgctgtactattggaggggcagtactgagggagcgccgcactgtcggttggaacattaaacagaggccctgtctgctctctcagatggacacaaaagatcccagggccactatttcaaagaagagcaggggaattctccttggtgtcctggggccaatatttatccctcgaccaacatcgcaaaaacagattatctgggtcattatcacattgctgtgtgagggagcttgctgtgcgcaaattggctgccgcgtttcccacattacaacagtgactacacttttggagcattttgagatgtgcggtggttgtgaacggtgctatataaatgtacaggaggaggccattgggcccatcgagcctgtgccggctctgtgagcgagcgatcccatcagtcccatccccccgctctctccccacagcccggtgaatgtttccccgtcaagtattgatccaattcccggtttgaaagttactattgaatgtgctcccaccgccctttcaggcagcgcgttcccgatcacaacaactcgctgcgtgaacacattctccccatctccccctctggttccatcgccgattatcgtcaatctgtgtccccctggttaccgaccctcctgcccccgggaacagtctctcccgATCGATTCTATCGCGTTATGGTATGCGTGAAGCACCGTGTTAGAATCCCACTTGCAAAGCAAGTTCCCGGCAGGATGCTGGCTGTTGACGTGAAGATTTTGGACTGACGGTCGTGTTGCTGACTTGGGTCGATAATCAGTGCTGTTTTTACAGGCTCCACAACGTCAGGACGCGGAGGGGCGAGAATGGGCCACAGAGTCGGGCCTGGGGTTGGAGGTTTGCTGCATTGCAAGGATTGCGACGAGCAACACAGATACTCGGCCGGTGAGGTCACAGCAGGTCAATGGTTGGCACTGGGCCTGTTGGCGTCTGCCATCGCGCTGCTCCTCACTGCTGCCATCCTCTTCGCCAGCATCAAGTTTAAGTGCACACAACAGATGCCAGGTGAGCTAACCGAGAGATGGAGGCAGACTGTCCTGCCCTCCGCCTCGCTGTGAATGGAGGGCAGTGCACGAGTTGGTGAGGCCAACCTTCTGGTCGTGAGGGGGGGGTGAATTAACGACGTTCAGCGGACCCCGGGACACTGGGGATGGTCAGGGCTGACTTGGGAGCAGGGATGGTCTCCGATCGATTGGGAATTGAGATTTGGGCTTGTCACAAACCACCTCCTCGTGGACCTGGCTCCACAGTACAGGAGGGGCGAGGGGTCCACAGACATGCTGGGCCCACTGCCCTCCCTCGGTGCTGTATCCTGCTCTCGCTCAGCTTGACTGGCCTCCTGCACATTTCCCCTGCTCCCCAGGCTCCACCATcagcggctgtgtcttcagctacCAGGGCCCTCAGCTCTGGGACCCTTTCCCTaagtctctccgcctctctctctgacCAAGCCTCTGGTGGCTCGGTGCCAGTTCTTGTCTGACCACGCTCCCGTGAAATGCCTTAGGACctaggtacacaggaacaggaggaggcccattcagcccctcaagcctgttacacaggaacaggaggaggcccattcagccccgcgagcctgttacataggagcaggccattcagcccctcgagcctgctccgccactcaatgagatcgcggctgatctgtgacctaactccatccacccgctgtaatgtatttgctccgtgggttctttgctttagaatctatagcaacacattgctattaagaactagttggtttattagcaaaggtttaacaatcacgcgacACATtaacggttcatccaccaggctcacaaccacctgccccatcgtggatcccccgaacccaactggctggggttttattgagtcttgtgaacatcatgtgactggctaagcccctcccaatgCAACAGCGCCACCAGCCTGTGACCATACTCTCGGGGCGTACACTACACCCAGCTTTGACCCGTATCCCTTAATAAATTTGATtaacaaaaatatatcgatctctgatttaaaattaacaattgacccagcatcaattgccgtttgcaggagagttccaaacctctcccaccctgtgtgtgtcggAGTGTTCCCTAATAACACTCCTGAAGGGTTTGGCTCCAAtctttagactgtgcccctagtcccagactccccaaccagcgggaatcgtcTCCCAACCACCCGTAATATCCTGAAACCTTCGATCAGagccccccttaaccttctatagtctggggaatacagccctagtttgtgtaatctctcctcgtaacttaacccttggggtCCAGGTAGCATTCTGCTGACTTTTACTGCGTGAAGGGTGGTtatataaatgtaggttgttgGTGCAGTGTTGAAAGTCTGACTGATTTTGTGGgctgagggcgggggaggggaaacGACTCTGGGACGTTTGGTTTATTTGAGGCCTTATCTACCATTGCTGAAGGCCTCATCCATGCCCCTGTTACCTctcggcttgactattccaacacactcctggccggcctcccacattctacccgacgtactggaggtgatccaaaactcggctgccccgtgtcctaactcgcaccgagtcccactcatccatcaccccctgtgctcactgccccgtgtcccaactcgaaccgactcccgctcacccatcaccctctgtgctcgctgacccgtgtcctaactcgcacccagtcccgctcacccatcacccccgtgtcctaactcacaccgatcccgctcacccatcaccccatgtgctcactgccccatgtcctaactcgaaccgactcccgctcacccatcaccccctgtgctcgaatggccgactcctgcacctattttccatgtttctatgtttctctgctccaaggagaacaaccccagcttctccagtctctccacataacggaagtccctcgtccctagaaccattctggtcaatctcctctctcccctcccccaagccttcacatccttcctaaagtgcggtgcctagaattgaacCCAATGCTCCAGCTGAGGGATGACCATTGTTCTAtcaaggtttaccataacttccttgggttctgtactctattCCCCAATTTATAACCGCTTGCAATTTCAAAATAGCTGCCGGGGTCAGAGAGACAGGCAAGCTTGGgaaggtgaaaggtcagagagggtaaaATGGCGGCAACAATCGGTAAGGCAGGATCtaaatttaaaattttaaaaaaatatcgAGAAAGCCAGAGAAAGAATAGGAGGGAAAACAAAGAGCCGGAGAGAGTAAGCACGGGTTAAAGTGTTTACAGTTTTATATCAATTTGTCTTTTGGCGGACGTTTGAGTCAGTCATTTACCGTTAACCTTGTGACACGAGCACCGGTTTTATTGCTTTGTGTTTAGTGTTTGTCACAGCCTGAGAGCCAGAAACAGCCAGATGTTTCTCAAGGGCCTGCCAGTAGTGTTGAGGGTTAAACCGCTGACTTTTAACCCCCGCCCTTTGTGTTTTGTACAGATGTTATGGTGCGAGGTGTGCGATACAGCAGGATTTGCGGCCTTCGCACCGACACAGTGTGAGCAGAGCTGGGGTGATGTACGGCAGGAAGTTTGAACGGCAGAGCTGTGTGAAGTGGTGCCTGGACgtgcgaggggggagagggaacggCGCATCCCTTCTCGTGCTCCACCGTTACCCGCTGAGCAAAGCTGGCGATGGGCCTGGAGAGCAGGGGGCCTTTCGAAGGGGCCCAGCCATTCCGGGACATCTTCGGTTAACGTAATCCAGGGAAGGCTTTGCGGAGCTGGAGGCGATGGGCCGAGCTCGGACCGTTCAAATGTGTCGCGCCTTCAGCTCTTCGCATCTTGGCCTCTTCCCAAGATGCACCACTTCCGGACAAGGATTGGTAAAGCCCATCGGTCAGACACAGGCCGAGAAGGATGACTGTGGGCCGAGATGGCATTGTATTGTCCGTCTTTTGCGATGTGTGTTTTTCCGCTTAATTTTGTTCGTtttacccggggggggggaggctggcgggggtgggggggtggccttTGTGACCCATTGAGCCAATGGGGCCGTTCCCCACcaccactccccacccacccagtgGTTTCAACCACCGCCATTCACAAAACTCCGTGCTGGGAAATACCATgttgtgaggcgggggggggggggggtagatcccGTCAGGAGGGAAAGAGTTCCATCGAGAGCGACGGAGGAGCCAGAGGGTGCAGTGCAACCAAAGGTTtggtattgtggggggggggggggttctgacgTGCTGGACTCGAGCATGCATGTGTGCACACGGAGCTGGACACAGAGACCCACAGAGGTGGGCACACCGACAGATACGTACGCACAGGACACACCccagggctcagtgggcagcactctctctctctctctctctctctctctgtctctctctcttgtctcacaGTCAGGAGGTTGAGAGTTCGAgccccactcccgagacttgagcagATCACGCGACACGGCGATGCCACTGGACATAGCAGGCACCTGATTAGGGACTATCCACAAATAGCGGGTGTTTTTCAGAAGAGTACAATTCACACAGCTGCTCCCGGCCACATGACCGGTGATCGACTGCTCCTCACTGGCTGGAAATAACTCTGTGCGCGTTCATCGATAACGTTCTCTGCCCTCAGCACCTCTTTGCTCAgtctcggctgtggctcagtgcgtagcctcTGAGGcccaaggtcatgggttcaagtcccactccagagactccagcacaaaaatccaggctgtcactcccagtgcagtgctgatggagtgccgcactgtcggaggggcagtactgagagagccccgcactgtcggaggggcagtactgagagagccccgcactgtcggaggggcagtactgagggagtgc carries:
- the LOC139249535 gene encoding uncharacterized protein isoform X3, producing MKEFVDARSTDPGDVGARTGGIEQTETGEGTPHPAPPTARPTIPISSSSITAVPGLHGQERTFTLQPTPNPPTRAHWLQRVAVTTRNTAGETSGTSLHPRNIVDTTLTSPPNKHEAGEDRTMEGTYSRDPGEVGARTGGIEQTETGEGTPHPAPPTAGPTIPISSSSITAVPGLHGQERTFTLQPTPNPPTQAHWLQRVAVTTRNTAGETSGTSLHPRNIVDMTLTSPPNKHEAGEDRTMEGTYSPGSTTSGRGGARMGHRVGPGVGGLLHCKDCDEQHRYSAGEVTAGQWLALGLLASAIALLLTAAILFASIKFKCTQQMPDVMVRGVRYSRICGLRTDTV
- the LOC139249535 gene encoding uncharacterized protein isoform X2, whose product is METLILCLFLVCSGAVCSGRLSDSAGRSCCEPKLPQPLNISEFNKLQNYVTLSGQGRCPEYLVFTTNANQRFCILSGKAQAMKEFVDARSTDPGDVGARTGGIEQTETGEGTPHPAPPTARPTIPISSSSITAVPGLHGQERTFTLQPTPNPPTRAHWLQRVAVTTRNTAGETSGTSLHPRNIVDTTLTSPPNKHEAGEDRTMEGTYSRDPGEVGARTGGIEQTETGEGTPHPAPPTAGPTIPISSSSITAVPGLHGQERTFTLQPTPNPPTQAHWLQRVAVTTRNTAGETSGTSLHPRNIVDMTLTSPPNKHEAGEDRTMEGTYSPDVMVRGVRYSRICGLRTDTV
- the LOC139249535 gene encoding uncharacterized protein isoform X5, producing the protein METLILCLFLVCSGAVCSGRLSDSAGRSCCEPKLPQPLNISEFNKLQNYVTLSGQGRCPEYLVFTTNANQRFCILSGKAQAMKEFVDARSTDPGDVGARTGGIEQTETGEGTPHPAPPTARPTIPISSSSITAVPGLHGQERTFTLQPTPNPPTRAHWLQRVAVTTRNTAGETSGTSLHPRNIVDTTLTSPPNKHEAGEDRTMEGTYSRGSTTSGRGGARMGHRVGPGVGGLLHCKDCDEQHRYSAGEVTAGQWLALGLLASAIALLLTAAILFASIKFKCTQQMPDVMVRGVRYSRICGLRTDTV
- the LOC139249535 gene encoding uncharacterized protein isoform X4; this encodes METLILCLFLVCSGAVCSGRLSDSAGRSCCEPKLPQPLNISEFNKLQNYVTLSGQGRCPEYLVFTTNANQRFCILSGKAQAMKEFVDARSTDPGEVGARTGGIEQTETGEGTPHPAPPTAGPTIPISSSSITAVPGLHGQERTFTLQPTPNPPTQAHWLQRVAVTTRNTAGETSGTSLHPRNIVDMTLTSPPNKHEAGEDRTMEGTYSPGSTTSGRGGARMGHRVGPGVGGLLHCKDCDEQHRYSAGEVTAGQWLALGLLASAIALLLTAAILFASIKFKCTQQMPDVMVRGVRYSRICGLRTDTV
- the LOC139249535 gene encoding uncharacterized protein isoform X1; this encodes METLILCLFLVCSGAVCSGRLSDSAGRSCCEPKLPQPLNISEFNKLQNYVTLSGQGRCPEYLVFTTNANQRFCILSGKAQAMKEFVDARSTDPGDVGARTGGIEQTETGEGTPHPAPPTARPTIPISSSSITAVPGLHGQERTFTLQPTPNPPTRAHWLQRVAVTTRNTAGETSGTSLHPRNIVDTTLTSPPNKHEAGEDRTMEGTYSRDPGEVGARTGGIEQTETGEGTPHPAPPTAGPTIPISSSSITAVPGLHGQERTFTLQPTPNPPTQAHWLQRVAVTTRNTAGETSGTSLHPRNIVDMTLTSPPNKHEAGEDRTMEGTYSPGSTTSGRGGARMGHRVGPGVGGLLHCKDCDEQHRYSAGEVTAGQWLALGLLASAIALLLTAAILFASIKFKCTQQMPDVMVRGVRYSRICGLRTDTV